A single region of the Populus nigra chromosome 2, ddPopNigr1.1, whole genome shotgun sequence genome encodes:
- the LOC133682092 gene encoding calcium uniporter protein 4, mitochondrial-like: MAFRKLFSKGTITSGCRVPSPAATLDHSSSPIKSLPTLKNNAPSKTNLHQEPLTGDSVDKGFFRRFLHRRAVNQLPEFISIPIGEKLREKLKGFTISSNRLHLDGLTPPEQVAGEANTFGISVENAKKVLRVSLMEKLKARLREIPKVSIMYSEFVKVCVDECGNEDQGVEFARLIDQSGNVIVLGNIVYLRPEQVAKSMEHMISQTMATPNDPRRKQLEHMEKLKAIIDKKARTQVRAELCCGLGFIIIQTLGFMRLTFWELDWDVMEPICYFVTSFHSAIAFGFFLRTSTDPSFEGYFQRRFKTKQKKLMVLHGFDVQKYNQLRRVFYPNLGYGLPQSEYYKPGHPEDGALIS, encoded by the exons ATGGCTTTTCGAAAATTATTTTCGAAGGGTACCATCACCAGCGGTTGTCGAGTTCCATCACCTGCAGCAACTCTAGACCACTCATCATCACCCATTAAATCCCTTCCAACGCTAAAAAATAATGCCCCATCAAAAACCAACCTACACCAAGAGCCTCTCACCGGAGATTCAGTCGATAAAGGATTTTTCCGGCGATTCCTTCACCGTAGAGCTGTTAACCAGTTACCAGAGTTCATCTCCATTCCGATTGGAGAGAAGTTAAGAGAAAAGCTCAAAGGGTTCACCATTTCCAGTAACCGGCTCCACCTTGATGGTCTGACCCCGCCGGAACAGGTCGCCGGAGAGGCGAATACTTTCGGAATTTCTGTTGAGAATGCGAAGAAGGTCCTGAGGGTTTCTCTGATGGAGAAGTTGAAGGCGAGACTTAGAGAGATCCCAAAAGTATCGATTATGTATTCGGAGTTTGTTAAAGTCTGTGTTGATGAGTGTGGAAATGAAGATCAAGGTGTTGAGTTTGCAAGGTTGATTGACCAGTCTGGGAACGTCATCGTTTTAGGGAACATTGTGTATCTCAGGCCTGAGCAG GTGGCGAAATCAATGGAGCACATGATATCACAGACTATGGCAACTCCGAACGATCCAAGAAGAAAACAGCTTGAGCATATGGAGAAACTAAAGGCAATAATTGATAAAAAGGCTAGAACCCAGGTACGAGCGGAGCTTTGTTGTGGGCTGGGCTTTATAATAATCCAGACACTTGGGTTCATGAGGCTCACCTTCTGGGAACTAGACTGGGATGTCATGGAGCCGATATGCTACTTCGTGACCTCCTTTCACTCTGCAATAGCCTTTGGTTTCTTCCTTAGAACATCCACCGATCCTTCTTTTGAAGGGTACTTCCAGCGCCGATTCAAGACCAAACAAAAGAAACTCATGGTGCTTCATGGCTTTGATGTCCAAAAATATAACCAACTTCGCAGAGTTTTTTATCCTAACCTCGGTTATGGCTTACCACAATCCGAATATTACAAACCCGGGCACCCTGAAGACGGGGCCTTAATTTCTTAG